From the Gemmatimonadaceae bacterium genome, one window contains:
- a CDS encoding SDR family NAD(P)-dependent oxidoreductase: MDQTPSPPVPPRHKDFTGRVAIVTGAARGLGRAAVARFLERGASVAVNVRDRGRAEATVASLGGSTHLLAVPGDVTVDGVPEDIVQQTMTHFGRVDILVNNAAHARPTRFPDLTTAEWRQALEVNMTAPFLFTQAVLPVMKAQHYGRIVNVSSTAGRTVSTLGGAHYTASKAGLLGLTRAAAKEIGKFGITVNAICPGMIDTELTQETAPPELLERLAASFPIPRLGTAIEVADLICFLASEEAGYMTGASIDISGGDLMM, from the coding sequence GTGGATCAGACCCCTTCCCCTCCCGTTCCCCCCCGACATAAGGATTTCACGGGGCGAGTCGCCATCGTCACCGGCGCGGCGCGCGGGCTGGGGCGCGCGGCCGTCGCGCGCTTTCTCGAGCGGGGAGCGAGCGTGGCCGTCAACGTGCGCGACCGCGGGCGTGCCGAAGCGACCGTGGCGTCACTCGGCGGCAGCACGCATTTGCTGGCCGTACCCGGTGACGTGACCGTGGACGGCGTGCCCGAAGACATCGTGCAGCAGACGATGACGCATTTCGGGCGCGTCGACATCCTCGTCAACAACGCGGCGCACGCGCGACCGACCAGATTTCCGGATCTCACCACCGCGGAGTGGCGTCAAGCGTTGGAAGTCAACATGACGGCGCCGTTCCTGTTCACTCAGGCCGTGCTGCCGGTCATGAAGGCGCAGCACTACGGTCGCATCGTCAACGTTTCGTCCACCGCCGGACGAACGGTGAGCACGCTCGGTGGAGCGCACTACACGGCGTCCAAGGCCGGCCTGCTTGGACTGACTCGCGCGGCGGCGAAGGAGATCGGAAAGTTTGGAATCACCGTCAACGCGATCTGCCCGGGAATGATCGACACTGAGCTCACGCAGGAAACCGCGCCGCCCGAATTGCTCGAGCGGCTCGCGGCAAGTTTTCCGATTCCACGTCTCGGCACCGCGATCGAGGTCGCCGACTTGATTTGTTTTCTCGCCTCCGAAGAAGCCGGCTACATGACCGGCGCGTCGATCGACATCTCGGGCGGCGACTTGATGATGTAG
- a CDS encoding sugar phosphate isomerase/epimerase — protein sequence MKRRTFVQAIGSAAASAFVAPLRGTRPEWSRTAKLDRVGLELYAVRRAMKADPERTLAAVRAMGYDDVELLWSLGNFGRTPQQVRATLDDEGLRAPSAHMAPEVILKDWDQSLEKAHLLGHRYLVVPSLPDETQHSLDAWRQWADRFNIAGAAARHAGIWLAFHNEPDHMKPIDGAVPYDVFIARLDQAAVRLQLDVGNMLMGHGDPMHYLTAHRDRYWSFHLKDVVPDGSTDVELGKGTFDFARFLAAVPDLSQKPCYVEQENPSDEMVSARKNCDYLRHLTFG from the coding sequence ATGAAACGGCGCACGTTCGTTCAAGCGATCGGTTCGGCGGCGGCGAGCGCTTTCGTCGCGCCGCTTCGCGGGACGCGGCCGGAATGGAGTCGAACGGCCAAGCTCGATCGCGTCGGACTCGAGCTCTATGCCGTCCGTCGAGCGATGAAGGCCGATCCGGAGCGAACGCTCGCCGCGGTCCGTGCCATGGGCTACGATGACGTCGAGCTCCTCTGGTCCTTGGGCAACTTCGGGCGCACGCCGCAGCAAGTTCGCGCGACGTTGGATGACGAAGGACTCCGCGCGCCATCCGCTCACATGGCTCCCGAGGTCATTCTCAAGGACTGGGACCAGAGCCTCGAGAAGGCACATCTGCTCGGCCACCGCTATCTGGTCGTTCCAAGCCTGCCCGACGAGACGCAGCATTCGCTCGACGCGTGGAGACAGTGGGCGGACCGGTTCAACATCGCCGGCGCCGCCGCGCGCCACGCCGGAATCTGGCTCGCATTTCACAACGAGCCCGATCACATGAAGCCGATCGACGGCGCGGTTCCCTACGACGTCTTCATCGCTCGCCTCGATCAGGCCGCGGTTCGTCTCCAGCTCGACGTCGGCAACATGCTCATGGGGCACGGCGACCCGATGCACTATCTCACGGCGCATCGCGACCGCTATTGGAGCTTTCACCTCAAGGACGTCGTGCCCGACGGCTCGACGGACGTCGAGCTCGGAAAAGGCACCTTCGACTTCGCCCGCTTCCTCGCCGCGGTGCCGGATCTTTCGCAGAAGCCGTGCTATGTCGAGCAGGAGAATCCGTCGGACGAGATGGTGAGTGCGCGAAAAAACTGTGACTACCTGCGCCATCTCACATTTGGATAA
- a CDS encoding TIM-barrel domain-containing protein: protein MPDSVSRRDALKQLGVVGAGLAIGGRRILGAAKEIVVAGQAVEVEVASLSGATARITLRPIHNGAADVLPVTGELVNEKLGRQIAHSRTEEALSRVRAGDLIIKFDDAPPTIGIETRAGAVVQRLVFDAESPGMSFLLGDGPLLGLGEGGPQFDRKGSADRMIIGQGGYRLSTHGTRAPIPWLVGTNGWAMFVHQPTGEFDFTGGLGKFTPKDAPLPLDVFVVASKDPAVLMREYARITGLAEMPPRWAFGYLQSHRTLEGPEQIAGIARTMREKKLPCDALIYLGTEFAPSGWNTRNGEFTWHPGNFPEPRKQLAELRDRHFKVVVHVVIEGKHLTGSVADECTAPPLPSGRTPDNKWPPDRQVSCYWPFHKSVMDDGVDGWWPDQGDGFDGPSELNRHRMYWEGTQVYRPNERPFALHRNASAGVQRFGGLIWSGDVQSRWETLKTHVPVGINTGLTGLPYWGTDIGGFIPTAEYTGELYVRWFQFSAFSPVFRSHGRNWHLHLPWGWDGGDGGPPETQNFKADPAELHNAQVEPICRQYLELRYRLMPYLYTAVRETHDTGMPIMRALWLHHADDPVAVARGDEYLWGRDILVAPVVEKGATNRRLYLPRGKWLDFWKEDLVDGGKEIDRSVDLATTPLYVRAGAVIPMDPVRQYTDEPHTEPTTLVVYPGADGESAWYEDDGKSFDYRRGDAMRLIMTWRDSSRRLSIRLAPGYTLRAPSPRRLNLRVAGSSTTKSIDFTGRPIDTNL, encoded by the coding sequence ATGCCCGACTCCGTGTCCCGACGTGACGCTCTCAAACAACTCGGGGTCGTCGGCGCCGGACTTGCCATCGGCGGTCGTCGTATCCTCGGCGCGGCGAAGGAGATCGTTGTCGCCGGCCAGGCCGTCGAGGTCGAAGTCGCCTCCCTGAGCGGGGCGACGGCGCGGATCACGCTGAGGCCCATTCACAACGGCGCGGCCGACGTGCTCCCCGTGACGGGCGAGTTGGTCAACGAGAAGCTCGGCCGGCAGATCGCGCATTCGCGAACGGAGGAAGCACTCTCACGCGTTCGTGCCGGAGACCTCATCATCAAATTCGACGATGCACCGCCGACGATCGGCATCGAGACGCGCGCCGGCGCCGTCGTTCAGCGCCTCGTCTTCGACGCCGAGTCGCCGGGCATGTCCTTTCTCCTCGGCGACGGCCCGCTCCTCGGACTTGGGGAAGGCGGACCGCAGTTCGATCGCAAAGGCTCGGCCGATCGGATGATCATCGGTCAGGGAGGATATCGTCTTTCGACGCATGGAACGCGGGCGCCGATCCCGTGGCTCGTCGGCACCAACGGTTGGGCGATGTTCGTTCACCAACCGACCGGCGAGTTCGACTTCACGGGCGGTCTTGGCAAGTTCACGCCGAAAGACGCCCCGCTCCCGCTCGATGTATTCGTCGTCGCGTCGAAAGATCCCGCCGTTCTCATGCGCGAGTACGCGCGCATCACCGGGCTGGCGGAAATGCCGCCGCGCTGGGCGTTCGGCTATCTCCAGTCGCATCGCACGCTCGAGGGGCCCGAACAAATCGCCGGCATCGCGCGCACGATGCGCGAGAAGAAGCTTCCCTGCGACGCGCTCATCTACCTCGGCACCGAGTTCGCGCCGTCCGGCTGGAACACGCGCAACGGTGAGTTCACCTGGCATCCGGGCAACTTCCCGGAGCCGCGCAAACAACTCGCCGAGCTGCGCGATCGGCACTTCAAGGTGGTCGTGCACGTGGTCATCGAAGGAAAGCATCTCACCGGCTCGGTCGCCGACGAATGCACGGCACCTCCGCTCCCGAGCGGCCGAACGCCGGACAACAAGTGGCCGCCCGACCGGCAGGTCTCGTGCTACTGGCCGTTTCACAAATCTGTGATGGACGACGGCGTGGACGGATGGTGGCCCGACCAAGGCGACGGCTTCGACGGGCCGTCCGAGCTCAATCGCCATCGCATGTATTGGGAGGGCACGCAGGTCTATCGCCCGAACGAGCGACCGTTCGCGCTCCACCGGAATGCGTCGGCCGGTGTGCAGCGCTTCGGTGGATTGATCTGGTCGGGCGACGTACAGTCCCGTTGGGAGACGTTGAAGACACACGTGCCGGTCGGGATCAACACGGGGCTCACGGGACTTCCGTATTGGGGCACCGACATCGGCGGCTTCATCCCCACCGCCGAATACACCGGCGAGCTCTATGTGCGCTGGTTTCAATTCTCGGCGTTCAGTCCCGTGTTTCGATCGCACGGACGCAACTGGCATCTGCATCTGCCGTGGGGCTGGGACGGCGGGGACGGCGGGCCGCCGGAAACGCAGAACTTCAAGGCCGACCCCGCCGAGCTGCACAACGCGCAGGTCGAGCCGATCTGCCGGCAGTATCTCGAGCTTCGCTACCGCCTGATGCCGTATCTCTACACGGCGGTCCGCGAGACACACGACACCGGTATGCCGATCATGCGCGCGCTCTGGCTACATCACGCCGACGATCCCGTCGCCGTGGCGCGCGGCGACGAATACCTCTGGGGACGCGACATTCTCGTCGCGCCGGTCGTGGAGAAGGGCGCGACCAACCGCCGCTTGTATCTGCCGCGCGGCAAATGGCTCGATTTCTGGAAGGAAGACCTCGTCGACGGCGGCAAGGAGATCGACCGCTCCGTCGATCTGGCCACGACGCCGCTCTACGTCCGTGCGGGCGCCGTGATTCCGATGGATCCGGTGCGCCAGTACACCGACGAGCCGCACACCGAACCGACGACGCTCGTCGTCTACCCCGGCGCCGACGGCGAATCGGCGTGGTACGAAGACGATGGAAAGTCGTTCGACTACCGCCGTGGCGACGCCATGCGGTTGATCATGACGTGGCGCGACTCGTCGCGCCGCCTGTCGATTCGGTTGGCGCCCGGCTACACGCTGCGCGCGCCTTCGCCGCGTCGCCTCAACCTGCGAGTTGCCGGCTCATCGACGACAAAGTCCATCGACTTCACCGGCCGCCCCATCGATACAAATCTCTGA
- the araD gene encoding L-ribulose-5-phosphate 4-epimerase AraD yields the protein MKPDASEFTVLRVAACRANIELARRGLARFTFGNASAVDRELGVVAIKPSGVPYDDLTPESMVVVELGGRIVDGDLRPSSDLATHLELYRAFSGIGGVVHTHSHYATVWAQAQREIPCFGTTHADYFHGPVPVTAHLESLEITQDYEANTGRAIVRRFERLGLDPLRMPACLVAGHASFCWGASVARAVEVANLLEDVARMAYDTVTLNAAADPIPASLLDKHFLRKHGPDAYYGQERRGK from the coding sequence GTGAAGCCGGACGCGAGCGAATTCACGGTTCTTCGCGTCGCGGCGTGCCGAGCCAACATCGAGTTGGCTCGGCGCGGGCTGGCGCGGTTCACCTTCGGCAACGCGAGCGCGGTCGATCGCGAGTTGGGTGTGGTGGCGATCAAGCCGAGCGGCGTACCGTACGACGATCTCACACCCGAGTCGATGGTCGTCGTCGAGCTCGGAGGCAGGATCGTGGACGGCGACTTGCGTCCGTCGTCGGATCTGGCGACGCACCTCGAGCTTTATCGTGCGTTCTCGGGGATCGGCGGCGTTGTGCACACGCACTCGCATTACGCGACCGTGTGGGCGCAGGCGCAGCGGGAGATTCCGTGCTTCGGTACGACGCACGCCGACTATTTCCACGGTCCGGTGCCGGTGACCGCGCATCTCGAGAGTCTCGAGATCACGCAGGATTACGAGGCGAACACCGGGCGCGCGATCGTGCGTCGCTTCGAGCGGCTGGGGTTGGACCCGCTGCGCATGCCCGCGTGTCTCGTCGCGGGCCACGCGAGCTTCTGTTGGGGAGCGTCGGTGGCACGAGCGGTCGAGGTGGCGAATCTGCTCGAAGATGTCGCGCGCATGGCGTACGACACCGTGACGCTGAATGCGGCGGCGGATCCGATACCGGCTTCGTTGCTCGACAAGCACTTTCTGAGGAAACACGGGCCCGACGCGTACTACGGTCAAGAAAGGCGCGGCAAATAA
- a CDS encoding prolyl oligopeptidase family serine peptidase, translating to MKSGPSPFCALALGALLAAPALAQRPMTFLDAQNMRQVAGQDISPDGKSMLYSLSTPDWQTARRQSDIYLVSFDRGLQTTRQLTFTNDKNETSPKWSRDGRGIAFLSDRDAPTTAAGAAAGGRGGGGGGGRGGGEGGARNQIFVMRMDGGEAMRITDAREGVSNFSFSKDGKSIVFTSGRAGDEQIYDISLTGMGIPKPTQLTHHATGISNWQFSPDGKRIYFVSPDSIDRDDRMRTDKQFTVKPRNPATSISSLWVYDLDSRQERRLTNDPSYSVGEFTISPDGKWIGFHGMSANRYERGILEQNDYADLHLLNVATGNIERLTKNTDIGEGPVLFSPDSKLLAFSAPDDFKYMHNERMYVRHVDQPSEPLRKIGGNVDLDVRAGGRGGGGGGGEGIESSFWSANGDTIYFGTGVRATTQLFSVSVSTGQAKQITDVKGTITVARDDETGRFMITYADPHTPPANYTVGSLSDINDRSKWTQLTDPNAWVKRDVALGEEEEITWKSNDGTKVSGVLIKPVGYQAGKRYPLIVAIHGGPAAADMLGFNGGYNAQVYAGAGYAILLPNYRQSTQYGEKFKIESQGDYFTKGFQDIMTGVDYLIAQGLVDSTQMGALGWSAGGHYSNWIETHTNRFKAISSGAGVANWVSMWSQSDTQRLRQWYLGDKMYWEPGQLDVWMRQSPITYIKNAKTPIFIHVVDGDPRVPRPQSEEMHMALSKLGVPNEFWVYPGTTHGIPDVRNQYLKAVAEKEWMDYYVRGSGKRFAWRDVLTSVEGGPTLAGEAVTPQP from the coding sequence ATGAAAAGCGGCCCGTCTCCATTTTGCGCTCTGGCGCTCGGCGCGTTGCTCGCCGCACCGGCGCTCGCGCAACGTCCGATGACCTTCCTCGACGCGCAGAACATGCGGCAGGTCGCCGGGCAGGACATCAGTCCCGACGGCAAGTCGATGCTCTACTCGCTGAGCACACCGGATTGGCAGACGGCGCGCCGCCAGTCCGACATCTATCTCGTCTCGTTCGACCGTGGGCTTCAGACAACTCGGCAGCTCACGTTCACGAACGACAAGAACGAGACGAGCCCCAAATGGTCGCGCGACGGACGAGGCATCGCGTTCCTGTCCGATCGCGACGCGCCGACAACCGCGGCGGGCGCAGCGGCCGGCGGTCGGGGGGGCGGGGGCGGGGGCGGCCGGGGTGGCGGGGAAGGCGGCGCGCGCAATCAAATCTTCGTCATGCGAATGGACGGCGGGGAAGCCATGCGCATCACCGACGCGCGGGAAGGCGTGTCCAACTTCTCCTTCAGCAAGGACGGCAAGTCCATCGTCTTCACGTCGGGTCGTGCCGGCGACGAGCAGATCTACGACATCTCACTGACGGGGATGGGGATCCCGAAGCCGACGCAGCTCACGCATCACGCCACGGGGATCTCGAACTGGCAGTTCTCGCCGGACGGCAAACGCATCTACTTCGTCTCGCCGGACAGCATCGATCGCGACGACCGCATGCGCACCGACAAACAGTTCACCGTCAAGCCGCGCAATCCCGCGACGTCGATCTCGAGCCTCTGGGTCTACGATCTCGACTCGCGACAGGAGCGCCGGCTCACGAACGATCCGAGTTACAGCGTCGGTGAATTCACGATCTCGCCGGACGGCAAGTGGATCGGCTTCCACGGCATGTCGGCGAACCGGTACGAGCGCGGCATTCTCGAGCAAAACGATTACGCCGATCTCCACCTGCTCAACGTCGCCACGGGCAACATCGAGCGTCTCACCAAGAACACCGACATCGGCGAAGGACCGGTGCTCTTCTCGCCGGACAGCAAGCTCCTCGCGTTCTCGGCGCCCGACGACTTCAAGTACATGCACAACGAGCGCATGTACGTCCGTCACGTCGACCAACCGAGCGAGCCGCTGCGAAAGATCGGTGGCAACGTCGATCTGGACGTCCGCGCCGGAGGCCGTGGCGGCGGCGGCGGCGGCGGTGAAGGAATCGAGAGCTCGTTCTGGTCGGCGAATGGCGACACGATCTACTTCGGCACCGGAGTTCGCGCGACGACGCAGCTCTTCTCGGTGTCTGTCTCGACCGGCCAGGCCAAGCAGATCACCGACGTCAAGGGAACGATCACCGTCGCGCGCGACGACGAGACGGGCCGGTTCATGATCACGTACGCCGACCCGCACACGCCGCCGGCGAACTACACGGTTGGTTCGCTAAGCGACATCAATGATCGCTCGAAGTGGACGCAGCTCACGGATCCGAACGCGTGGGTCAAGCGAGACGTGGCGTTGGGCGAGGAAGAGGAGATCACCTGGAAGTCGAACGACGGCACGAAGGTTTCAGGGGTTCTCATCAAGCCTGTCGGCTATCAGGCGGGAAAGCGCTATCCGCTCATCGTCGCGATTCATGGTGGCCCGGCAGCGGCTGACATGCTCGGGTTCAACGGCGGCTACAACGCACAGGTATACGCCGGCGCGGGTTACGCGATCTTGCTTCCGAACTACCGCCAATCCACGCAATACGGCGAGAAGTTCAAGATCGAGAGCCAGGGCGACTACTTCACGAAGGGATTCCAAGACATCATGACGGGCGTCGACTACCTGATCGCTCAGGGACTCGTCGACAGCACGCAGATGGGCGCGCTGGGCTGGAGCGCGGGCGGCCATTACTCGAACTGGATCGAGACGCACACGAACCGCTTCAAGGCGATCAGCTCCGGCGCAGGCGTCGCGAACTGGGTTTCGATGTGGTCGCAGAGCGACACGCAGCGGCTTCGCCAGTGGTACCTAGGCGACAAGATGTATTGGGAGCCGGGGCAGCTCGACGTCTGGATGCGGCAGTCGCCGATCACGTACATCAAGAACGCCAAGACGCCGATCTTCATCCACGTCGTCGACGGCGACCCGCGCGTTCCGCGCCCGCAGAGCGAGGAGATGCACATGGCGCTCTCCAAGCTCGGTGTGCCGAACGAATTCTGGGTCTACCCCGGTACCACGCATGGCATCCCGGACGTGCGCAACCAGTACTTGAAGGCGGTCGCCGAGAAGGAGTGGATGGATTACTACGTCCGCGGCAGTGGCAAGCGCTTCGCGTGGCGCGACGTGCTCACGTCGGTGGAAGGCGGTCCGACGCTCGCGGGCGAGGCGGTGACGCCGCAGCCGTAG
- a CDS encoding carboxypeptidase-like regulatory domain-containing protein gives MLLTASVVLAPRAALAQQPTRLPAVVVNAAPDKPGARRIGGVVRDTAAFALDSVEISITSLQRRVFSKADGTFLFTDVAPGKYEVRARKLGYGPQIREMVVDSAGGTGMFSLVPLAYVLRPVVSTVARGGLSGVVGDTAFNALGGAEVRVLGHAQHATTDSTGEFYIPIKPGSYLVAVKDAGYANRLVSVIVPADSGERIRVTLAPPARPLTVREVHNVDDLGQRLAWRSQMNSRVYSHAELVEMNIQWVYDAVQIGYHSVHSGAPGTLDKDCAAMVNGGPDIVEIGTLTVDDIENVEIYDTRGPARPTLKRPIQAVPISNTDRAAWANHTKACALVYVWLR, from the coding sequence GTGCTGCTCACTGCGTCGGTGGTACTCGCGCCGCGAGCTGCGCTCGCGCAGCAGCCGACGAGACTGCCGGCGGTGGTCGTCAACGCGGCGCCGGACAAACCCGGGGCGCGGAGGATCGGCGGCGTCGTGCGCGACACAGCCGCATTCGCGCTCGACAGCGTCGAGATCTCGATCACGTCGCTCCAGCGTCGAGTGTTTAGTAAGGCGGATGGGACCTTTCTCTTCACCGACGTCGCGCCCGGCAAATACGAAGTTCGCGCGCGCAAGCTCGGATACGGCCCGCAGATTCGTGAGATGGTGGTCGACAGCGCCGGCGGGACCGGCATGTTCTCGCTCGTGCCGCTTGCTTACGTGCTCCGTCCCGTTGTGTCGACTGTCGCGCGTGGCGGATTGAGCGGTGTCGTCGGCGACACGGCGTTCAACGCGCTGGGTGGCGCCGAAGTGCGTGTGCTCGGCCATGCGCAGCACGCGACGACCGATTCGACCGGCGAGTTCTACATCCCGATCAAGCCGGGCAGCTATCTCGTCGCCGTGAAAGATGCCGGGTACGCGAATCGGCTCGTGAGCGTGATCGTACCGGCGGACAGCGGTGAACGAATTCGCGTCACGCTCGCGCCGCCGGCGCGGCCGCTCACTGTCCGCGAGGTTCACAACGTCGACGACCTTGGTCAGCGTCTTGCTTGGCGCAGCCAAATGAATTCGCGCGTGTACTCGCACGCCGAGTTGGTCGAGATGAACATCCAGTGGGTGTACGATGCGGTTCAAATCGGCTACCACTCGGTGCACAGCGGCGCGCCGGGGACCCTCGACAAAGACTGCGCGGCCATGGTGAACGGCGGTCCCGACATCGTGGAAATCGGAACGCTTACCGTCGACGACATCGAAAACGTCGAGATCTACGACACTCGCGGCCCCGCTCGTCCGACTCTCAAACGACCCATCCAAGCCGTCCCCATCTCGAACACCGACCGTGCCGCGTGGGCGAACCACACGAAGGCCTGCGCGCTCGTATACGTCTGGCTGCGCTAA
- a CDS encoding GNAT family N-acetyltransferase, with product MTERASNGREINIREAADDDLTAVVAMLNREIAESPYVYADAPVTLDERRGWLASHRAAELPVIVATPTDDSANLLGWGALSVYRPSGGYRFTVEASVYVDPAAQRRGIGARLLSWLCDEARKREMHALVASIDSENAPSIALFERRGFREVARLNEVGWKSGRWRTQLLFIRPV from the coding sequence GTGACCGAACGGGCGAGCAACGGCCGCGAAATCAACATTCGTGAAGCCGCGGATGACGATCTCACGGCCGTTGTCGCGATGCTGAACCGCGAGATCGCGGAATCGCCGTACGTGTACGCCGACGCGCCGGTAACGCTTGACGAGCGACGCGGGTGGCTGGCGTCGCACCGGGCCGCCGAGCTTCCAGTGATCGTCGCCACGCCGACGGACGACTCCGCCAACTTGCTTGGATGGGGAGCGCTTTCCGTTTATCGACCGTCGGGCGGCTATCGTTTCACGGTCGAGGCCAGCGTGTACGTAGACCCCGCCGCGCAACGACGGGGCATCGGCGCGCGCCTGCTGTCGTGGTTGTGCGACGAGGCACGCAAGCGGGAGATGCACGCCCTCGTCGCCAGCATAGACTCCGAAAACGCCCCGAGCATCGCGCTGTTCGAGCGCCGCGGATTCCGCGAGGTGGCGCGGCTGAACGAGGTCGGATGGAAGTCAGGGCGCTGGAGAACCCAACTCCTCTTCATTCGGCCGGTGTAA
- a CDS encoding glutamine synthetase III, which translates to MSETSLSARKTVIREITEREVRTEALGDHGALPRTSEYFGMNTFGVRQMRDKLPRDTYNKLLDAVRHGKKLDVDIAPRVAQAVKEWAISRGATHFTHWFQPQTGLTAEKHDAFLSFDDGQPMESFGASQLIQSEPDASSFPSGGLRATWEARGYTAWNPASPVFIAEWAGVKTLCIPSVVVGYHGEALDEMTPLLRSSDALSARAIELLELLGDRGVYRVYTTMGPEQEYFLIDRAHFALRPDLVMAGRTLIGAPPPRGQQLEDHYFGGIPERIQACIAEVEHELYKLGVPIITRHNEVAPSQFEMAPRFEETDVAVDHNQLVMATLRRVALRHGLQALLHEKPFAGINGSGKHCNWSMSIAADNHDLDGANLLKPGQTPHQNIRFLVFLAAVLRAVHKHAGLLRAGIGTSGNEHRLGANEAPPAIISVFMGTMLTKVIEAIASGKNANGAEHEMIKLGVARLPEIEKDNTDRNRTSPFAFTGAKFEFRAVGSSQSIAFPIVLLNAAVAEAIGEISTALRAELKKTKKVDDAVLKVVRPIFKETSPVRFEGNNYSEEWVKDAAKRGLPNLRRTPESLMQLVTKQSMKLLTSLGILSDEELHSRYHVRLERYIKDMLIELHTLREMVDTIVLPAALEYAGGLAASAASAKAAGIKPIPQVEVANKLGASIGDLQKHRVALGKVIDKAEGMHDALEKQAELLTSDGADAMADVRRCCDELELSVSDEMWPLPKYREMLFPV; encoded by the coding sequence ATGTCAGAGACTTCTTTGTCAGCCCGTAAGACCGTCATCCGCGAAATCACTGAACGTGAAGTCCGGACCGAGGCGCTCGGCGATCATGGTGCGCTGCCGCGCACATCCGAGTACTTCGGGATGAACACCTTTGGCGTCCGCCAGATGCGGGACAAGCTGCCGCGTGACACCTACAACAAGCTCCTCGACGCCGTACGGCACGGGAAAAAGCTCGACGTCGACATCGCGCCGCGCGTGGCGCAGGCCGTGAAGGAATGGGCGATCAGCCGCGGTGCGACGCACTTCACGCACTGGTTCCAGCCCCAGACCGGTCTCACGGCCGAAAAACACGACGCGTTCCTGTCGTTCGACGACGGTCAGCCGATGGAGTCGTTCGGCGCGTCGCAGCTGATCCAGAGCGAGCCTGACGCGTCGAGCTTCCCGTCGGGCGGATTGCGCGCGACGTGGGAAGCGCGCGGCTACACGGCGTGGAACCCGGCGAGTCCGGTGTTCATCGCCGAGTGGGCCGGCGTGAAGACGCTGTGCATCCCGTCGGTGGTCGTCGGCTACCACGGCGAAGCGCTCGACGAGATGACGCCGCTGCTCCGCAGCTCCGACGCGCTTTCGGCGAGGGCGATCGAGTTGCTCGAGCTCCTCGGCGACCGCGGCGTGTATCGCGTGTACACGACGATGGGACCCGAGCAAGAGTATTTCCTCATCGACCGCGCGCATTTCGCGCTGCGGCCGGACCTCGTGATGGCGGGCCGCACGCTCATCGGCGCGCCGCCGCCGCGCGGACAGCAGCTCGAGGATCACTACTTCGGCGGCATTCCGGAGCGCATCCAGGCGTGCATCGCCGAGGTCGAGCACGAGCTGTACAAGCTCGGGGTGCCGATCATCACGCGTCACAACGAAGTCGCGCCGAGCCAGTTCGAGATGGCGCCGCGCTTCGAGGAGACGGATGTCGCGGTCGACCACAACCAGCTGGTGATGGCGACGCTTCGCCGCGTCGCGCTTCGCCACGGCCTGCAGGCGTTGCTGCACGAGAAGCCGTTCGCGGGGATCAACGGGTCGGGCAAGCACTGCAACTGGTCGATGTCGATCGCCGCCGACAATCACGATCTCGACGGCGCCAATCTGCTCAAGCCGGGACAGACGCCGCACCAGAACATTCGGTTCCTCGTCTTCCTGGCCGCGGTGCTGCGCGCCGTGCACAAGCACGCCGGCCTGCTCCGCGCGGGCATCGGCACGTCGGGCAACGAGCATCGCCTTGGCGCGAACGAGGCGCCGCCGGCGATCATCTCGGTCTTCATGGGCACCATGCTCACGAAGGTTATCGAGGCGATCGCGTCGGGCAAAAACGCGAACGGCGCCGAGCACGAGATGATCAAGCTCGGCGTAGCGCGTCTGCCCGAGATCGAGAAGGACAACACGGACCGCAACCGCACGTCGCCATTCGCATTCACCGGCGCGAAGTTCGAGTTTCGCGCCGTGGGCTCGTCGCAGTCGATCGCGTTCCCGATCGTGCTGCTCAACGCCGCCGTCGCCGAAGCGATCGGCGAGATCAGCACGGCGCTGCGCGCGGAGCTCAAGAAAACGAAGAAGGTAGACGACGCCGTGCTCAAGGTCGTGCGTCCGATCTTCAAGGAGACGTCGCCCGTTCGTTTCGAGGGAAACAACTACTCCGAGGAGTGGGTGAAGGACGCCGCCAAGCGCGGTCTGCCCAATCTTCGCCGCACGCCCGAGTCGCTGATGCAGCTGGTGACGAAGCAGTCGATGAAGCTGCTCACGTCGCTCGGAATTCTCAGCGACGAAGAGCTGCATTCGCGCTATCACGTGCGTCTCGAGCGGTACATCAAGGACATGCTCATCGAGCTGCACACGCTGCGCGAGATGGTCGACACCATCGTCCTGCCGGCGGCGCTCGAGTATGCCGGGGGTCTCGCCGCGTCGGCGGCGAGCGCGAAGGCGGCGGGCATCAAGCCGATCCCGCAGGTCGAGGTGGCGAACAAGCTCGGCGCCTCGATCGGCGACCTCCAGAAGCATCGCGTCGCACTCGGCAAAGTGATCGACAAGGCCGAAGGCATGCACGACGCCCTCGAGAAGCAGGCGGAGTTGCTCACGAGCGACGGCGCCGACGCGATGGCGGACGTGCGCCGCTGCTGCGACGAGCTGGAGCTGTCGGTGAGCGACGAGATGTGGCCGCTGCCGAAATACCGCGAGATGCTTTTCCCCGTTTAG